In a single window of the Vitis vinifera cultivar Pinot Noir 40024 chromosome 6, ASM3070453v1 genome:
- the LOC104879682 gene encoding uncharacterized protein LOC104879682, translating into MGEAVPCDGEERQGLGSAGLPENWLSSKPINTPMGGGDEVDDGKSNRVIVEARLECNISSKGLGCSEGFKGRMRARLDDQGNRVSRSNKNKTWNLKNGSEGGVAENIGGTDQAKCPVCSKNFHSKKAMYGHMRCHPEREWRGIDPPPSAKTVSCSSVSQGIDGLSHASMTSTVVSSDISPSQPPLQWTKTGRRGQNRIINLYSSSGSSCNISSSQNKGIEEKHQVSERAGLQKRQQLKMLQVGNLRDYPSKKLKIHERGALGFRGQEDAGNKSGASWKDFLKIGFNLGPKEVDTDKKSSDDRIIPGGQLDDQIAKNTKKRTPKFVSYMDVSDNNRFLKTLLPRKYKCGTFPTYQALTMGNKYASSSHTAASEEEGQALGTSKHAKQVVQKSHKCRICNKSFPTGQALGGHQITHRPKPAQLATTKQEASQNAGPRVLDFDLNELPPMGKE; encoded by the coding sequence ATGGGGGAAGCTGTACCTTGTGACGGCGAAGAGAGGCAAGGTTTAGGCTCCGCTGGTTTACCGGAAAATTGGCTTTCTTCGAAGCCAATCAACACTCCGATGGGAGGTGGCGACGAAGTTGATGATGGGAAAAGTAATAGAGTAATAGTGGAGGCAAGACTGGAATGCAACATCAGCAGCAAAGGGTTGGGTTGTTCAGAAGGTTTCAAGGGTCGGATGAGAGCTCGCCTTGATGATCAGGGCAACAGAGTCAGTCGTTCCAACAAGAATAAGACTTGGAACCTCAAGAACGGATCAGAGGGTGGTGTTGCTGAGAATATTGGTGGAACTGATCAAGCCAAGTGCCCTGTTTGTTCCAAGAATTTCCATTCGAAGAAGGCCATGTACGGGCACATGAGGTGCCATCCTGAGAGAGAATGGAGGGGGATCGATCCTCCGCCCTCCGCCAAGACTGTTTCTTGCTCCTCTGTGTCGCAGGGAATTGATGGTTTGAGCCATGCGTCCATGACATCGACCGTGGTTTCATCTGATATTAGTCCTTCTCAGCCTCCTTTGCAGTGGACGAAAACTGGAAGGAGGGGCCAGAATCGCATCATCAACTTATATTCTTCTTCGGGTTCGTCCTGTAATATCAGCTCATCGCAGAACAAAGGAATTGAGGAAAAGCATCAAGTTTCTGAACGTGCAGGCCTGCAGAAGAGGCAACAACTTAAGATGTTACAAGTTGGGAACCTAAGGGATTATCCATCCAAGAAGCTGAAAATCCATGAAAGAGGGGCTTTGGGGTTCAGAGGCCAAGAAGATGCTGGAAACAAAAGTGGTGCTTCTTGGAAGGACTTTCTAAAAATAGGGTTCAATTTGGGACCAAAAGAAGTTGATACGGACAAGAAGAGTAGTGATGATAGAATTATACCTGGGGGACAACTTGATGATCAGATTGCAAAGAATACAAAGAAGAGGACTCCAAAGTTCGTAAGCTATATGGATGTTTCTGATAATAACCGGTTTCTGAAGACATTATTACCGAGGAAATATAAATGCGGCACTTTTCCGACTTACCAAGCCTTGACCATGGGGAATAAATATGCATCATCTTCACATACCGCAGCTTCTGAGGAAGAAGGCCAAGCCCTTGGCACTTCCAAGCATGCCAAGCAGGTGGTGCAAAAATCCCACAAGTGCCGGATCTGCAACAAGAGCTTCCCCACGGGTCAGGCTCTTGGGGGCCACCAGATAACTCACCGGCCGAAGCCAGCCCAATTAGCTACAACCAAGCAAGAAGCCAGCCAGAATGCAGGTCCAAGAGTTTTGGATTTTGATCTCAACGAGCTTCCCCCAATGGGAAAAGAATGA